The following nucleotide sequence is from uncultured Draconibacterium sp..
TAAGTCACTAAAATCCCAGGCTTCGAGGTAACCACATCGAGATTTCAGGAATATAAGTTACCAGCAACAAACAAACGATCATTGCTATAAACATCGGAATAAGCGGTTTTATCACCGTTTCAATTTTTACCTGGCTCACACTACATCCGATAAACAGCAGTGATCCAACAGGAGGCGTTCCTAAACCAACACTAAGGTTCAGTACCATGATAATTCCGAAGTGAACAGGTTCCAATCCTAAATTGGTAACAATTGGTAAGAATATCGGTGTAAAGATCAGCACTGCCGGAGTCATGTCCATAAACACACCCACAAACAGCAAGATCATATTGATGATCAGAAGAATGACAAATTTGTTGTCGCTTAATGCAAGCAAAGCCTCACTTACATTTTGTGGAATATTTTCGTAGGCCATAATCCACGACAAACCGATACAGGTAGCAACCAGCAACAATACAAATGCGGTAGTTTTTACTGAACGTAGAATTACATCAGGCATATCTTTCAATGTCAATTCGCGATAAGCAAATGCCAGTACCAGCGCATACAAAACGGCTACCGCCGACGCTTCTGTGGCAGTAAAGAAACCTGCCACTATACCACCAATAACAATTACCAGCATCAGCAAACTAGGGAAAGCGCGCCAAAACACTTTTAAGGCATTTATTGCACCTTTTTTGTGCTTACTTCCGTAATAGCCAATTCCTCCCAGGAACAAAGCGCCGATTCCGCCATAAATGGCTGTGGCTACTCCTGCAGAAAATGCACTGTTTACTTTAATCAATCCAACAATTACCAATGCAAGCGATGCAATAACGGCGAAGAATTTACCGAGGTTGCGCACCATTCCGCTAAATCCAAAATGTTTGTAAGAAAACATTCCCAAAGCCACGGCCATAATCGCCAATCCGGTTAAAATACCCGGTGCATAGCCGGCAAGGAAAAGCGCCGTAATAGAAACACCACCACTGGCCAGTGAATATACAATGAGGATATTACTTGGAGGAATAGACAAACCTGTTGTTGCCGAAGTAATGTTTACTGCGGCACTAAAGTTTTTGTCGTAACCTTCTTTGTTCATCTCCGGCATCATAATACTACCGATGGCTGACGCCGAAGCAGCTGCCGAACCTGAGATAGCACCAAAAAGCATGTTTGCAAAAACATTTACAAAAGCTAATCCGGCAGGCCAGCGGCCAACCAAAACACGGGCAAAATTGATAAGCCGGATGGCTATCCCTCCCTTGTTCATTATATTCCCCGCCAGTATAAAAAACGGAATCGCCAGCAGTGCGAAACTATCCAGCCCCGTTGCCATTCGCTGTGCAAACGTTGTTGCAGCAGGCAGTGGCATAATAGTTACCAGCATGGTTAAAATCCCTGAAATTCCGATACTGATAGCAATGGGAACTCCAATTACAAGTAAAATTATAAAGCTTACTACAAGTACAATTACTCCTAAAAATTCCATTACTCTTCAATATTTTGGTTCAGTGAATTATCAATAGCATAATAAATAATAAGCAGTCCGCTAAGTGGGACAATGAGGTAAACATACCCCAGAGGCAACGCCAGTGCTGCTGATTTTACGTTAAGGTAGAAACGTGTGTAAACCAACCACGAGCCTCCAAATACCATTACAAACAGGGCAAATAAGCCAACCAGTGTATTAATAAAAGTTTGCAGGCGGCGTTTTTTCACGCCTTTCAGTTTCTGAAGCATAAGGTCGATGGCAAGGTGTTCGTTTTTACCGGCCACATAAGCAGCCCCCAACATACCTACCCAAATTAAAAGGAATCCGGCCAGCTCATCGGTAAACGAACTTGGTGCAGCCAAAACGTAGCGGCTAAAAACCTGCCAGAGTACATCAAGTACCAATATGCTCATTATCGAAACCAATATGATCTCGATTATCTTATCTATTTTTTCTCTGATAGTCATAATCTTTTTCTTATCGGTTTCTATTTCACTGCTTCGATGCGACGTAGAATATCGCCCAAAACTTCGTCTTGTCTGTATTTATCCAATAAAGGGGCAACTTTCTTTGCAAATAGTTCTTTGTCGGGATAATTGATCTGAACACCATTCTCCTGAACTATTCGCAATGATTCTTCAACCGATTCGGCCCAGTATTTCCGTTCCACAGGAACCGATTCGTCGGCAGCTTCCTGCAGCCACTTTTGTTCCTGCTCGCTTAGTGTGTTCCATACTTTTGTACTGATGATCAGCACATCGGGCACACAGGTATGTTCATCTAATGAATACTGTTTACACACCTCGTAATGGTGCGAAGTATATAAACTTGGCTCGTTGTTTTCAGCACCGTCAACCACTCCACTTTGCAGCGCAGTGTACAATTCGCCCCACGAAATCGGTGTTGGAGAACCACCTAAAGCACGTACCATTTCCATGGCAGTCTGGCTTTTCATCACCCTGATCTTCATCCCTTTTAAATCGTCGGGAGTATTTATAGGCTTGTCGATAGTATAAAAACTACGGAAGCCAGCATCGTAAAAACACAAACCACGAATCCAGAATTCTTCAGTTCCCAACAACAACTCTTTACCTATCTCCCCATCAAAAACTTTAAATGAATGTTCTTTTGAACGAAAAACATATGGCAAACCCAAGGCTTTAAATTTTGGTGTAAAACTTTCCATAACAGCAGCGGAAACTTTCGTTATTGCCAAACTCCCGATCTGCAACAATTCAACACATTGTTGCTCGGAGCCCAATTGCCCGCTGGGGTAAATATCGATGGTTAATTTTCCTCCTGATTTTTCAGCCAAACGTTCGGCCATAAACTCCATTCCCTTATGCACTGGGTGAGTCGGGTCGAGACCATGAGCGAGTTTTAGCACTTTATGTTCTTTGACTTCGGCGCATCCCAGAAGAAATACCACCATAAAAACCAAAGAAAAAGCTTTATAGATTTTAGTTCTCATTAGATAAAATTGATTTATTGTATCGCCATTTCAGACGTACGATTTTATGTTGTCAGGTCACTGATAATTTTCAATGCCTCGGCACATTTTTCGGTAATATATGCATAATTTTTTTCGGCCAAAACTTCTTTCGGGAACAACTGCGATCCCATTCCCACACAAGTTACTCCGGCATCGAACCATTGTTTCAGGTTCTCTTCGGTTGGCGAAACGCCACCAGTTGGCATAATGCTGGCGTAAGGCATTGGTCCTTTTACTGCTTTAACAAAGCTTGGTCCTCCCACCTGCGATCCGGGGAATATTTTAACCACCTCGGCACCCAGTTCGTGAGCACGGCCAATTTCAGTTACCGAACCACAACCCGGACTCCAGGCTATCTTTCGTTTGTTACAAACTTTTGCAGTAGCTTCGTCAATTAGCGGAGCAACTACAAAGTTGGTTCCCAAAGCGATATACATAGCAGCTGTAGATTCGTCGACAATTGAGCCAACTCCCATTATCATTTCCGGACAGTTTTCAATTGTCCACTTGTTTAACTCAGCAAAAACAAGGGTAGCAAAATCGCCACGGTTAGTGAATTCGAACAAACGCACACCACCATCGTAACAGGCTTTTACCACTGCTTTACAAACCTCAATATCCTGATGATAGAACACCGGAACCATTCCGGTTTCTTTCATTGTTAATGCTACTTCTATTCTTGAAAATCTTGCCATCTTATACTTGATTCATTTATATCTTTCAATTCAACTACTTCGTTACCAGGTAACGTTTGTCCCCCCTACAAAGGGGGACAAGATTTTTCAATTTATTTGAAAAATCAGGGGGTACATTTCTTTAACCCCAAAATATTATTGGAACGGCGATTAAATCAACGTTCTTTTATTACGGCGCATACAAAAGTTCATTTTCAAACCGCTTTTCATGATGCGCCGTTTTCTGCTATCTCCTTTTTATCCCCGCCCTAAAGGACGGGGCTACTATATTTCATCCCTACGGGATTAAAGAACGTTTAGCAAATGTGCCGTTTCCCTTTTCTTCTTTTCAATCCCGCGCTAAAGCACGGGGTTATTTATATTGAACTCCGATGCAGTTCTACTTTTGCCTTTTTACTTTTGCCTTGGTTATCGATCAACACGTGCGCTTCCGCCGCCGATTATTTTTTCTACTTCCGATAATGTCGCCATAGTTGTGTCACCCGGAGTAGTCATTGCCAATGCACCATGTGCTGCTCCATATTCCACTGCTTTTGCACCATCGTTAAACTCCAGGAAACCATAAATTAAACCGGATGCAAAGCTGTCGCCGCCCCCCACACGATCCATAATTTCAAGATCTTCGCGGTGTTGCGCTTCGTGAATTACACCTTCGGAATAACAAATCGCACCCCATGAATTTACAGTTGCCGTTTTTACGGTACGTAATGTTGTGGCAATTACCTTGAAGTTAGGGAACTCGGATACGGCTGATTTTATCATGTTTTTATATCCGGTTAGATCCAGTTCTTTCAGATTTTCTTCGTTTCCTTCTACTTCCAAACCTAAACATGCTGTAAAATCTTCTTCATTACCGATCATTACATCCACATATTTGGCAATTTCACGGTTTACTTCCTGTGCTTTTGCTTCTCCACCAATGGCTTTCCAAAGCGACGGACGGTAATTCAGATCATACGAAACAATAGTGCCGTACTTCTTAGCAATTTTTACGGCTTCGATAACCGTTTCTGCTGCTGTCTCCGAAAGTGCGGCAAAAATACCACCGGTGTGCATCCAGCGAACGCCCAATGTTCCGAAAATATATTCCCAGTCGATATCACCGGGTTTTAATTGCGAGGCTGCTGTATTTCCGCGGTCGGAAACACCTTTCGCACCACGAATTCCAAAACCTCTTTCGGTAAAGTTTAATCCGTTACGAACGGTACGACCACAACCATCGTAGTCTACCCATTTAACGAATTGCGTATCCAACCCACCCTGAAGCATAAAGTCCTCAATAAGGGCACCAACTTCATTATCCGCAAGTGCAGTTACAATCGCTGTTTTCTTTCCAAAACACCTTCTCAACCCGCGTGAAACGTTATATTCTCCACCGCCTTCCCAGGCGCGAAACTGACGTGTTGTTCTTATTCTGCCTTCTCCCGGATCGAGTCTTAACATTACTTCTCCAAGAGAGATACAGTCGTATGTACATTCGGATTTTGATTTAATTTCCAATTTTGCCATGATTTAGTCTATTCTTTAATGCAATCGATTGCAAAGATAATATTCTACGACATAAATTTGCACGATCGCCTAAAAGTCAATGTGTTTTTACTAAAAATTAAAATAAGCTTTTGCGTTATTGAAACAGATATTTTCAACCATGCTTCCCAACAGTTCCATATCATATGGAATCTCGCCATTCTCAACATCGTTACCCAGCAAATTACACAAAGTACGACGGAAGTATTCGTGACGGGTATACGACAGATAACTGCGCGAATCCGTTAACATTCCCACAAAGCGGCTCAACAAACCAAGGTTCGATAAGGCCTGCATTTGTTTTTCCATGCCGTCTTTCTGATCAAGGAACCACCAGCCGGAACCAAACTGCATTTTTCCGGGGACAGAACCGTCCTGGAAATTTCCGATCATTGTTGCAATCAGCTCATTGTCGCGGGGATTCAGGTTGTATAATATAGTTTTTGATAATTTATTCTCCATATCCAGTCGATCCAGCAACCTTGACAGTGGTCGTGCAATATCAAAATCACCAATCGAATCAAATCCTACATCGGCTCCAAGTTTCTTAAACAAACGGGTATTGTTGTTTCGTAAAGCGCCAATATGAAATTGTTGCGTCCACCCACGCGAGTGGTCCATAATTCCGAATTCATACAACATGCACGACTTGAATTTTACCACTTCTTCATTCGTAAGCTCGCCTCCTTTCCGAACTTTGATGAATATCTTTTCAATTTCTGCTTCGGTGTAATCTTCAGCCAAAACTGTTTCAACACCATGATCGCTTAAACGACAACCATTTAAATGGAAAAACTCATGACGATCGTCCAGCGCATCCATTAAATCGCCAAAGCTTTTAATATTCATATTGGCAGCCTCTTCCAACTCACTTAAATAGGCATTGTAAGTAGTCGCATTCTCAACAGCCATCGCTTTATCGGGGCGCCAGGCCGGAAGTACTGCGGTTTCGAATCCATCGGCTTTTATGGCACGGTGATACTCCAACGAATCCACAGGATCGTCGGTAGTACAAATGGTATGAACGTTGGCCATTTTTATAATTCCGCGGCATGAATATTCGGGTGTTTGTAATTTAGCATTACATTCTTCCCAAATCTCTCTGGCGGTAGCCGGACTCAAAACTTTATCTATCCCGAAGAATTTCTTTAGTTCCAGGTGTGTCCAATGAAACAATGGGTTACGCAAAGTGTGTGGCACCGTTTCGGCCCACTTTTCAAATTTCTCCCAGTCGCTGGCATTTCCGGTACAGTATTTTTCGGCAACACCATTGGTACGCATGCCGCGCCATTTGTAATGATCGCCATACAACCAAAGCTGCGTGATGTTTTCATACTCTTTATCCTCAGCAATTTCCTGCGGATTAATATGACAGTGGTAATCAAAAATCGGCATTTTTGCCGCATGATTGTGATATAATTCCTTCGCAACATCGGTTTGCAAAAGGAAATCTTTGTCCATAAAAGTTTTCATAATGAATGAAAAAGTCGGAAGTCGGAAGCCCGAAGTCCGGAGTTATTTTATAAGTCGAATAATCTTTTTAAGTGTCTGTCGTAGATATTTTCTTCCACACAAGCGCCAACCACATCGGCGTATTTTTCCAGCAATCCGGTATAGCGTTCGCCCATTTCGGCAGCAACTTTATAACCAACGTGAATTAACTGGCGGAAGTTTGGATTATAGTCTGCATGTCCCGGAATATGACGCAAGGTATTTCCAAATTTTTCACCCGTCCAGCC
It contains:
- a CDS encoding bifunctional 4-hydroxy-2-oxoglutarate aldolase/2-dehydro-3-deoxy-phosphogluconate aldolase; the encoded protein is MARFSRIEVALTMKETGMVPVFYHQDIEVCKAVVKACYDGGVRLFEFTNRGDFATLVFAELNKWTIENCPEMIMGVGSIVDESTAAMYIALGTNFVVAPLIDEATAKVCNKRKIAWSPGCGSVTEIGRAHELGAEVVKIFPGSQVGGPSFVKAVKGPMPYASIMPTGGVSPTEENLKQWFDAGVTCVGMGSQLFPKEVLAEKNYAYITEKCAEALKIISDLTT
- a CDS encoding TRAP transporter large permease produces the protein MEFLGVIVLVVSFIILLVIGVPIAISIGISGILTMLVTIMPLPAATTFAQRMATGLDSFALLAIPFFILAGNIMNKGGIAIRLINFARVLVGRWPAGLAFVNVFANMLFGAISGSAAASASAIGSIMMPEMNKEGYDKNFSAAVNITSATTGLSIPPSNILIVYSLASGGVSITALFLAGYAPGILTGLAIMAVALGMFSYKHFGFSGMVRNLGKFFAVIASLALVIVGLIKVNSAFSAGVATAIYGGIGALFLGGIGYYGSKHKKGAINALKVFWRAFPSLLMLVIVIGGIVAGFFTATEASAVAVLYALVLAFAYRELTLKDMPDVILRSVKTTAFVLLLVATCIGLSWIMAYENIPQNVSEALLALSDNKFVILLIINMILLFVGVFMDMTPAVLIFTPIFLPIVTNLGLEPVHFGIIMVLNLSVGLGTPPVGSLLFIGCSVSQVKIETVIKPLIPMFIAMIVCLLLVTYIPEISMWLPRSLGF
- a CDS encoding sugar kinase, giving the protein MAKLEIKSKSECTYDCISLGEVMLRLDPGEGRIRTTRQFRAWEGGGEYNVSRGLRRCFGKKTAIVTALADNEVGALIEDFMLQGGLDTQFVKWVDYDGCGRTVRNGLNFTERGFGIRGAKGVSDRGNTAASQLKPGDIDWEYIFGTLGVRWMHTGGIFAALSETAAETVIEAVKIAKKYGTIVSYDLNYRPSLWKAIGGEAKAQEVNREIAKYVDVMIGNEEDFTACLGLEVEGNEENLKELDLTGYKNMIKSAVSEFPNFKVIATTLRTVKTATVNSWGAICYSEGVIHEAQHREDLEIMDRVGGGDSFASGLIYGFLEFNDGAKAVEYGAAHGALAMTTPGDTTMATLSEVEKIIGGGSARVDR
- the uxaC gene encoding glucuronate isomerase, which codes for MDKDFLLQTDVAKELYHNHAAKMPIFDYHCHINPQEIAEDKEYENITQLWLYGDHYKWRGMRTNGVAEKYCTGNASDWEKFEKWAETVPHTLRNPLFHWTHLELKKFFGIDKVLSPATAREIWEECNAKLQTPEYSCRGIIKMANVHTICTTDDPVDSLEYHRAIKADGFETAVLPAWRPDKAMAVENATTYNAYLSELEEAANMNIKSFGDLMDALDDRHEFFHLNGCRLSDHGVETVLAEDYTEAEIEKIFIKVRKGGELTNEEVVKFKSCMLYEFGIMDHSRGWTQQFHIGALRNNNTRLFKKLGADVGFDSIGDFDIARPLSRLLDRLDMENKLSKTILYNLNPRDNELIATMIGNFQDGSVPGKMQFGSGWWFLDQKDGMEKQMQALSNLGLLSRFVGMLTDSRSYLSYTRHEYFRRTLCNLLGNDVENGEIPYDMELLGSMVENICFNNAKAYFNF
- a CDS encoding TRAP transporter substrate-binding protein, with protein sequence MRTKIYKAFSLVFMVVFLLGCAEVKEHKVLKLAHGLDPTHPVHKGMEFMAERLAEKSGGKLTIDIYPSGQLGSEQQCVELLQIGSLAITKVSAAVMESFTPKFKALGLPYVFRSKEHSFKVFDGEIGKELLLGTEEFWIRGLCFYDAGFRSFYTIDKPINTPDDLKGMKIRVMKSQTAMEMVRALGGSPTPISWGELYTALQSGVVDGAENNEPSLYTSHHYEVCKQYSLDEHTCVPDVLIISTKVWNTLSEQEQKWLQEAADESVPVERKYWAESVEESLRIVQENGVQINYPDKELFAKKVAPLLDKYRQDEVLGDILRRIEAVK
- a CDS encoding TRAP transporter small permease, whose amino-acid sequence is MTIREKIDKIIEIILVSIMSILVLDVLWQVFSRYVLAAPSSFTDELAGFLLIWVGMLGAAYVAGKNEHLAIDLMLQKLKGVKKRRLQTFINTLVGLFALFVMVFGGSWLVYTRFYLNVKSAALALPLGYVYLIVPLSGLLIIYYAIDNSLNQNIEE